The following proteins are encoded in a genomic region of Glycine max cultivar Williams 82 chromosome 18, Glycine_max_v4.0, whole genome shotgun sequence:
- the LOC100815703 gene encoding inositol 1,3,4-trisphosphate 5/6-kinase 4, translating into MGIVRGVLLDESVLLAESGDDKTVSLLRPGAESLIRTLFLSRTHSGISYGVGLPDDKASVLQKIASLYSLDCFILNDSVSEVMPGWSNTDDGSIIIYLISDKKEFLPKLSSYNWLVVVLNVGGESICHNPNILQIENLEEFPLTICHLNKRSIGTNAVTVSYTMKPSRVEDFAKRGAFPLCPTQNGLMFVPLASKLPLSSQLKGVDIVLHKATDEILSIEDNNITFTQNIQALQRYLDQHQDFCVIDPLSNVYPLLDRLEIQQVLLGLVELNTEGKYLIRGAHFLKADNFDEFDFATGLAEARLSLPCIVKPKVACGVSDAHKMAIVFKVDDFKNLSVPLPAVIQEYVDHSSTLYKFYVLGEKIFYAVKKSIPNADILRKSSNGDELKPLLFDSLKSMPTADSITSNEPIDLKLVTDAANWLRRRLQLTIFGFDVVIQEGTHDHVIVDVNYLPSFKEVPDDISIPAFWDAIRNKFDSRVSK; encoded by the coding sequence ATGGGTATAGTGAGGGGGGTGTTATTGGATGAATCAGTACTCTTGGCTGAAAGTGGTGATGATAAAACTGTTTCTTTACTCCGGCCAGGAGCTGAGTCTCTCATCCGAACACTCTTCCTGTCCAGAACGCATAGTGGAATTTCTTATGGTGTTGGCCTTCCAGATGACAAGGCAAGTGTTCTTCAAAAAATTGCTAGTTTGTACTCACTTGATTGCTTCATCTTAAATGATTCTGTAAGTGAGGTTATGCCTGGATGGAGTAATACTGATGATGGCAGCATTATTATTTATCTGATTTCTGATAAGAAGGAGTTCTTACCTAAATTAAGCAGCTATAATTGGCTGGTTGTTGTTCTAAATGTTGGAGGTGAAAGCATATGTCACAATCCAAATATACTTCAGATTGAAAACTTAGAGGAGTTTCCATTGACCATATGCCACTTAAATAAAAGATCAATTGGAACCAATGCTGTGACTGTGAGTTATACAATGAAGCCTTCTCGTGTCGAAGATTTTGCAAAGAGGGGTGCATTTCCTTTGTGTCCTACTCAAAATGGGTTGATGTTTGTGCCTCTCGCATCCAAGCTGCCTTTATCATCTCAATTAAAGGGTGTTGACATAGTTCTCCACAAAGCCACTGATGAAATATTATCAATTGAAGATAATAATATTACTTTTACACAGAACATCCAAGCATTGCAAAGATACTTGGATCAGCACCAGGATTTCTGTGTTATTGATCCACTGAGTAATGTTTATCCTTTATTGGATAGGCTAGAAATTCAACAAGTTCTACTTGGCTTAGTAGAACTGAACACTGAAGGCAAATATTTGATCAGAGGGGCCCATTTTCTTAAGGCTGATAACTttgatgaatttgattttgCAACTGGACTAGCTGAAGCTAGATTGTCTCTTCCATGTATAGTGAAACCTAAGGTTGCTTGTGGTGTCAGTGATGCACATAAGATGGCAATTGTTTTCAAAGTTGatgattttaagaatttaagTGTTCCTCTTCCAGCTGTTATTCAGGAATATGTGGATCATTCATCCactttgtataaattttatgtctTGGGTGAAAAGATTTTCTATGCTGTCAAGAAGTCAATACCAAATGCTGATATTTTGAGGAAATCATCTAATGGTGATGAGCTCAAACCTCTACTGTTTGATAGCTTAAAATCTATGCCGACCGCTGACAGTATCACAAGTAATGAGCCTATTGACCTTAAGCTGGTTACAGATGCTGCAAATTGGCTTAGGAGAAGGCTTCAGCTTACCATCTTTGGTTTTGATGTTGTAATTCAGGAAGGTACTCATGACCATGTAATTGTGGATGTAAACTATCTCCCATCATTTAAGGAGGTGCCTGATGACATCTCTATTCCTGCCTTTTGGGATGCCATTAGAAATAAGTTTGACTCTAGGGTATCTAAATAA
- the LOC121174025 gene encoding uncharacterized protein — translation MVGIGVPICVQCGNTSNPCRCKVVGPTLGFLAFAAAAVVEWPVGALVYCFRHTKGRKIMGHPATVIYPSVTNAIPI, via the coding sequence ATGGTTGGAATTGGGGTTCCAATATGCGTGCAATGTGGCAACACCAGCAACCCTTGCCGGTGCAAGGTGGTGGGGCCAACGCTCGGGTTCCTGGCGTTTGCGGCGGCAGCGGTGGTTGAGTGGCCGGTGGGGGCTCTCGTGTATTGCTTTCGCCACACAAAGGGTCGCAAAATCATGGGTCATCCCGCTACAGTCATATATCCTTCAGTCACCAATGCCATCCCCATCTAA